Proteins from a genomic interval of Indicator indicator isolate 239-I01 chromosome 19, UM_Iind_1.1, whole genome shotgun sequence:
- the ESRP2 gene encoding epithelial splicing regulatory protein 2 isoform X3: MTASHSDSLVVLFGATAGAYGAKLGSDERELILLVWQVVDLHSKKVGTLHKSLVKADNLDLSDQCREVSGLTPEGLGKAEPLDRVLQQFSQLVSSDLKVLGRSSYTLCSDGQLLIRQVLHPETSKKNFLLSDCFYSFYDLRKEFHTCYPSSAAVKDQTIKTMAEYLGLGTDETEEDFGVWQVKTMVAIIFSMLSEGCNHVFTEPETVKYKYETGPCSKSETVDSETVIRARGLPWQSSDQDIARFFKGLNIAKGGVALCLNAQGRRNGEALVRFVNSEQRDLALERHKHHMGSRYIEVYKATGEEFLKIAGGTSNEVAQFLSKENQVIIRMRGLPFTATQEDVLGFLGPECPVTGGKEGLLFVKYPDGRPTGDAFVLFSCEEYAQNALKKHKEILGKRYIELFRSTAAEVQQVLNRYMSTPLIPTLPTPIIPVIPPPYTIATGSIRDCVRLRGLPYTAGIDDILEFMGDATADIKPHGVHMVLNQQGRPSGDAFIQMKSADKAFMVAQKCHKKMMKDRYVEVFQCSGEEMNFVLMGGTLNRSGLSPPPCLSPPAYAAFQTAAVIPAEAALYQPQALLPTTRTPQASTAAPPAVTYYPAQAAQLYMNYTAYYPSPPVSPTTVGYIAAPPGAVAAAATATHTPLLPQPGALVRMQGLPYNTGMKEILSFFQGYQYAPDDYNGLIQLSDQARSVLQAPKEWVCL; encoded by the exons ATGACGGCTTCGCACAGTGACTCTTTGGTGGTGTTGTTTGGGGCAACAGCTGGTGCATATGGGGCTAAACTGGGTTCGGATGAGAGGGAACTAATTCTCTTGGTGTGGCAAGTTGTGGATCTACACAGCAAGAAG GTAGGGACATTACACAAATCCCTGGTGAAAGCAGACAACTTGGACTTAAGTGACCAGTGTCGTGAAGTGAGTGGCTTGACACCAGAGGGATTGGGCAAAGCTGAACCACTGGACCGGGTTCTTCAGCAG TTTAGTCAGCTGGTATCCAGTGATCTCAAAGTACTTGGAAGGAGCTCTTACACACTCTGCAGTGATGGCCAGTTACTCATTCGACAAGTCCTCCACCCAGAAACATCTAAGAAG AACTTTCTGCTGTCGGACTGTTTCTATTCCTTTTATGATCTGCGCAAAGAATTTCACACTTGCTACCCTAGTTCAGCCGCCGTGAAAGATCAGACTATCAAGACCATGGCAGAAT ATCTAGGCTTAGGGACAGATGAAACAGAAGAGGACTTTGGCGTGTGGCAAGTGAAAACCATGGTGGCTATCATTTTCAGCATGCTCTCTGAAGGTTGTA ATCATGTATTTACTGAGCCTGAAACTGTGAAATACAAGTATGAAACAGGTCCTTG TAGCAAATCTGAAACAGTAGACAGTGAGACAGTAATACGTGCCAGAGGTTTGCCATGGCAGTCTTCAGACCAAGATATTGCTCGATTTTTCAAAGGACTCAACATTGCCAA AGGTGGTGTGGCTCTTTGTCTAAATGctcaaggaagaagaaatgggGAGGCATTGGTTCGGTTTGTCAATTCTGAACAGAGAGACCTTGCACTGGAAAGACATAAGCATCACATGGGTAGCAGATACATTGAG gttTACAAAGCaactggggaagaatttttaaaaattgcagGAG GCACTTCCAATGAAGTGGCTCAGTTCTTGTCTAAGGAGAATCAAGTTATCATCCGGATGAGAGGCCTTCCATTCACTGCTACTCAGGAGGACGTCTTGGGGTTCCTGGGGCCAgagtgcccagtaacaggagggaaagagggactTCTCTTTGTCAAGTACCCAGATGGCAGGCCCACAGGAGATGCATTTGTGTTATTTTCCTGTGAAGAATATGCACAGAATGCACttaaaaagcacaaagaaataCTTGGAAAACGCTACATTGAACTCttcaggagcacagcagcagaagtccaACAG GTGCTTAATAGATACATGTCCACACCTCTTATTCCCACTCTTCCAACTCCCATCATTCCTGTCATACCCCCACCATACACCATTGCCACGGGTAGCATACGTGACTGTGTTCGGCTCCGAGGCCTTCCTTACACTGCAGGCATTGATGACATCCTGGAATTTATGGGAGACGCCACAGCTGATATCAAGCCCCATGGAGTTCACATGGTCCTTAATCAACAG GGACGACCATCAGGTGATGCTTTTATTCAAATGAAATCTGCTGATAAAGCCTTTATGGTGGCTCAAAAATGTCACAAAAAAATGATGAAGGACCGTTATGTGGAAGTATTCCAGTGTTCAGGAGAGGAGATGAACTTTGTTTTAATGGGTGGCACTTTAAATCGTAGTGGCTTATCCCCACCGCCAT gTCTTTCTCCACCAGCTTATGCTGCTTTCCAAACAGCAGCTGTGATACCAGCAGAGGCAGCGCTTTACCAGCCCCAAGCCCTCTTGCCAACCACCAGGACTCCCCAGgcctccacagctgctcctccagcagttACCTACTacccagctcaggctgctcagctTTATATGAATTACACAGCTTACTATCCCAG TCCTCCAGTATCCCCTACCACAGTGGGGTACATtgcagctcctccaggagctgtagctgctgctgccactgccacccACACTCCGCTTCTGCCTCAGCCTGGAGCGTTAGTCCGTATGCAGGGCTTGCCATATAACACAGGAATGAAGGAGATACTCAGTTTTTTCCAGGGGTACCAG
- the ESRP2 gene encoding epithelial splicing regulatory protein 2 isoform X1: MTASHSDSLVVLFGATAGAYGAKLGSDERELILLVWQVVDLHSKKVGTLHKSLVKADNLDLSDQCREVSGLTPEGLGKAEPLDRVLQQFSQLVSSDLKVLGRSSYTLCSDGQLLIRQVLHPETSKKNFLLSDCFYSFYDLRKEFHTCYPSSAAVKDQTIKTMAEYLGLGTDETEEDFGVWQVKTMVAIIFSMLSEGCNHVFTEPETVKYKYETGPCSKSETVDSETVIRARGLPWQSSDQDIARFFKGLNIAKGGVALCLNAQGRRNGEALVRFVNSEQRDLALERHKHHMGSRYIEVYKATGEEFLKIAGGTSNEVAQFLSKENQVIIRMRGLPFTATQEDVLGFLGPECPVTGGKEGLLFVKYPDGRPTGDAFVLFSCEEYAQNALKKHKEILGKRYIELFRSTAAEVQQVLNRYMSTPLIPTLPTPIIPVIPPPYTIATGSIRDCVRLRGLPYTAGIDDILEFMGDATADIKPHGVHMVLNQQGRPSGDAFIQMKSADKAFMVAQKCHKKMMKDRYVEVFQCSGEEMNFVLMGGTLNRSGLSPPPCKLPCLSPPAYAAFQTAAVIPAEAALYQPQALLPTTRTPQASTAAPPAVTYYPAQAAQLYMNYTAYYPSPPVSPTTVGYIAAPPGAVAAAATATHTPLLPQPGALVRMQGLPYNTGMKEILSFFQGYQLHADSILVFYNFSGQPSGEALVTFPSLDLAKKAVAEKNGQLLGNHCVELYLV, from the exons ATGACGGCTTCGCACAGTGACTCTTTGGTGGTGTTGTTTGGGGCAACAGCTGGTGCATATGGGGCTAAACTGGGTTCGGATGAGAGGGAACTAATTCTCTTGGTGTGGCAAGTTGTGGATCTACACAGCAAGAAG GTAGGGACATTACACAAATCCCTGGTGAAAGCAGACAACTTGGACTTAAGTGACCAGTGTCGTGAAGTGAGTGGCTTGACACCAGAGGGATTGGGCAAAGCTGAACCACTGGACCGGGTTCTTCAGCAG TTTAGTCAGCTGGTATCCAGTGATCTCAAAGTACTTGGAAGGAGCTCTTACACACTCTGCAGTGATGGCCAGTTACTCATTCGACAAGTCCTCCACCCAGAAACATCTAAGAAG AACTTTCTGCTGTCGGACTGTTTCTATTCCTTTTATGATCTGCGCAAAGAATTTCACACTTGCTACCCTAGTTCAGCCGCCGTGAAAGATCAGACTATCAAGACCATGGCAGAAT ATCTAGGCTTAGGGACAGATGAAACAGAAGAGGACTTTGGCGTGTGGCAAGTGAAAACCATGGTGGCTATCATTTTCAGCATGCTCTCTGAAGGTTGTA ATCATGTATTTACTGAGCCTGAAACTGTGAAATACAAGTATGAAACAGGTCCTTG TAGCAAATCTGAAACAGTAGACAGTGAGACAGTAATACGTGCCAGAGGTTTGCCATGGCAGTCTTCAGACCAAGATATTGCTCGATTTTTCAAAGGACTCAACATTGCCAA AGGTGGTGTGGCTCTTTGTCTAAATGctcaaggaagaagaaatgggGAGGCATTGGTTCGGTTTGTCAATTCTGAACAGAGAGACCTTGCACTGGAAAGACATAAGCATCACATGGGTAGCAGATACATTGAG gttTACAAAGCaactggggaagaatttttaaaaattgcagGAG GCACTTCCAATGAAGTGGCTCAGTTCTTGTCTAAGGAGAATCAAGTTATCATCCGGATGAGAGGCCTTCCATTCACTGCTACTCAGGAGGACGTCTTGGGGTTCCTGGGGCCAgagtgcccagtaacaggagggaaagagggactTCTCTTTGTCAAGTACCCAGATGGCAGGCCCACAGGAGATGCATTTGTGTTATTTTCCTGTGAAGAATATGCACAGAATGCACttaaaaagcacaaagaaataCTTGGAAAACGCTACATTGAACTCttcaggagcacagcagcagaagtccaACAG GTGCTTAATAGATACATGTCCACACCTCTTATTCCCACTCTTCCAACTCCCATCATTCCTGTCATACCCCCACCATACACCATTGCCACGGGTAGCATACGTGACTGTGTTCGGCTCCGAGGCCTTCCTTACACTGCAGGCATTGATGACATCCTGGAATTTATGGGAGACGCCACAGCTGATATCAAGCCCCATGGAGTTCACATGGTCCTTAATCAACAG GGACGACCATCAGGTGATGCTTTTATTCAAATGAAATCTGCTGATAAAGCCTTTATGGTGGCTCAAAAATGTCACAAAAAAATGATGAAGGACCGTTATGTGGAAGTATTCCAGTGTTCAGGAGAGGAGATGAACTTTGTTTTAATGGGTGGCACTTTAAATCGTAGTGGCTTATCCCCACCGCCATGTAAGTTACCAT gTCTTTCTCCACCAGCTTATGCTGCTTTCCAAACAGCAGCTGTGATACCAGCAGAGGCAGCGCTTTACCAGCCCCAAGCCCTCTTGCCAACCACCAGGACTCCCCAGgcctccacagctgctcctccagcagttACCTACTacccagctcaggctgctcagctTTATATGAATTACACAGCTTACTATCCCAG TCCTCCAGTATCCCCTACCACAGTGGGGTACATtgcagctcctccaggagctgtagctgctgctgccactgccacccACACTCCGCTTCTGCCTCAGCCTGGAGCGTTAGTCCGTATGCAGGGCTTGCCATATAACACAGGAATGAAGGAGATACTCAGTTTTTTCCAGGGGTACCAG
- the ESRP2 gene encoding epithelial splicing regulatory protein 2 isoform X2 produces MTASHSDSLVVLFGATAGAYGAKLGSDERELILLVWQVVDLHSKKVGTLHKSLVKADNLDLSDQCREVSGLTPEGLGKAEPLDRVLQQFSQLVSSDLKVLGRSSYTLCSDGQLLIRQVLHPETSKKNFLLSDCFYSFYDLRKEFHTCYPSSAAVKDQTIKTMAEYLGLGTDETEEDFGVWQVKTMVAIIFSMLSEGCNHVFTEPETVKYKYETGPCSKSETVDSETVIRARGLPWQSSDQDIARFFKGLNIAKGGVALCLNAQGRRNGEALVRFVNSEQRDLALERHKHHMGSRYIEVYKATGEEFLKIAGGTSNEVAQFLSKENQVIIRMRGLPFTATQEDVLGFLGPECPVTGGKEGLLFVKYPDGRPTGDAFVLFSCEEYAQNALKKHKEILGKRYIELFRSTAAEVQQVLNRYMSTPLIPTLPTPIIPVIPPPYTIATGSIRDCVRLRGLPYTAGIDDILEFMGDATADIKPHGVHMVLNQQGRPSGDAFIQMKSADKAFMVAQKCHKKMMKDRYVEVFQCSGEEMNFVLMGGTLNRSGLSPPPCKLPCLSPPAYAAFQTAAVIPAEAALYQPQALLPTTRTPQASTAAPPAVTYYPAQAAQLYMNYTAYYPSPPVSPTTVGYIAAPPGAVAAAATATHTPLLPQPGALVRMQGLPYNTGMKEILSFFQGYQYAPDDYNGLIQLSDQARSVLQAPKEWVCL; encoded by the exons ATGACGGCTTCGCACAGTGACTCTTTGGTGGTGTTGTTTGGGGCAACAGCTGGTGCATATGGGGCTAAACTGGGTTCGGATGAGAGGGAACTAATTCTCTTGGTGTGGCAAGTTGTGGATCTACACAGCAAGAAG GTAGGGACATTACACAAATCCCTGGTGAAAGCAGACAACTTGGACTTAAGTGACCAGTGTCGTGAAGTGAGTGGCTTGACACCAGAGGGATTGGGCAAAGCTGAACCACTGGACCGGGTTCTTCAGCAG TTTAGTCAGCTGGTATCCAGTGATCTCAAAGTACTTGGAAGGAGCTCTTACACACTCTGCAGTGATGGCCAGTTACTCATTCGACAAGTCCTCCACCCAGAAACATCTAAGAAG AACTTTCTGCTGTCGGACTGTTTCTATTCCTTTTATGATCTGCGCAAAGAATTTCACACTTGCTACCCTAGTTCAGCCGCCGTGAAAGATCAGACTATCAAGACCATGGCAGAAT ATCTAGGCTTAGGGACAGATGAAACAGAAGAGGACTTTGGCGTGTGGCAAGTGAAAACCATGGTGGCTATCATTTTCAGCATGCTCTCTGAAGGTTGTA ATCATGTATTTACTGAGCCTGAAACTGTGAAATACAAGTATGAAACAGGTCCTTG TAGCAAATCTGAAACAGTAGACAGTGAGACAGTAATACGTGCCAGAGGTTTGCCATGGCAGTCTTCAGACCAAGATATTGCTCGATTTTTCAAAGGACTCAACATTGCCAA AGGTGGTGTGGCTCTTTGTCTAAATGctcaaggaagaagaaatgggGAGGCATTGGTTCGGTTTGTCAATTCTGAACAGAGAGACCTTGCACTGGAAAGACATAAGCATCACATGGGTAGCAGATACATTGAG gttTACAAAGCaactggggaagaatttttaaaaattgcagGAG GCACTTCCAATGAAGTGGCTCAGTTCTTGTCTAAGGAGAATCAAGTTATCATCCGGATGAGAGGCCTTCCATTCACTGCTACTCAGGAGGACGTCTTGGGGTTCCTGGGGCCAgagtgcccagtaacaggagggaaagagggactTCTCTTTGTCAAGTACCCAGATGGCAGGCCCACAGGAGATGCATTTGTGTTATTTTCCTGTGAAGAATATGCACAGAATGCACttaaaaagcacaaagaaataCTTGGAAAACGCTACATTGAACTCttcaggagcacagcagcagaagtccaACAG GTGCTTAATAGATACATGTCCACACCTCTTATTCCCACTCTTCCAACTCCCATCATTCCTGTCATACCCCCACCATACACCATTGCCACGGGTAGCATACGTGACTGTGTTCGGCTCCGAGGCCTTCCTTACACTGCAGGCATTGATGACATCCTGGAATTTATGGGAGACGCCACAGCTGATATCAAGCCCCATGGAGTTCACATGGTCCTTAATCAACAG GGACGACCATCAGGTGATGCTTTTATTCAAATGAAATCTGCTGATAAAGCCTTTATGGTGGCTCAAAAATGTCACAAAAAAATGATGAAGGACCGTTATGTGGAAGTATTCCAGTGTTCAGGAGAGGAGATGAACTTTGTTTTAATGGGTGGCACTTTAAATCGTAGTGGCTTATCCCCACCGCCATGTAAGTTACCAT gTCTTTCTCCACCAGCTTATGCTGCTTTCCAAACAGCAGCTGTGATACCAGCAGAGGCAGCGCTTTACCAGCCCCAAGCCCTCTTGCCAACCACCAGGACTCCCCAGgcctccacagctgctcctccagcagttACCTACTacccagctcaggctgctcagctTTATATGAATTACACAGCTTACTATCCCAG TCCTCCAGTATCCCCTACCACAGTGGGGTACATtgcagctcctccaggagctgtagctgctgctgccactgccacccACACTCCGCTTCTGCCTCAGCCTGGAGCGTTAGTCCGTATGCAGGGCTTGCCATATAACACAGGAATGAAGGAGATACTCAGTTTTTTCCAGGGGTACCAG